From a single Ignavibacteria bacterium genomic region:
- a CDS encoding YHS domain-containing protein — MQKLFVISILSLFVLIGSVSAQSKEKTTTKEKDKKECTTTKTVDKESCGDKASKKECGTDKKSKAKSCCSEGETKAHSKKSDDHCKTDGHSKADAGSESYKSFNTVCPVSGMDVKANVKTVSFEGKDYGFCCAGCNEKFSATPEKYSKQLNEDGTSLLKN; from the coding sequence ATGCAAAAACTATTTGTTATATCAATTCTTTCTTTATTTGTGCTTATTGGATCAGTTTCGGCACAAAGCAAGGAAAAGACTACTACAAAAGAAAAAGATAAAAAAGAATGCACTACCACAAAAACTGTTGATAAAGAAAGCTGTGGAGATAAAGCATCCAAAAAAGAATGCGGCACTGATAAAAAATCAAAAGCCAAATCTTGTTGTTCAGAAGGTGAAACAAAAGCTCACTCAAAAAAATCCGATGACCATTGTAAAACCGATGGCCATTCAAAAGCAGATGCTGGTTCAGAAAGTTATAAATCGTTTAACACAGTTTGTCCCGTCTCCGGTATGGATGTAAAAGCAAATGTTAAAACTGTAAGCTTTGAAGGTAAAGATTACGGATTTTGCTGTGCAGGCTGCAACGAAAAATTTTCTGCAACCCCAGAAAAATACAGCAAACAGCTTAATGAAGATGGCACAAGTTTATTGAAGAACTAA